In a single window of the Vitis vinifera cultivar Pinot Noir 40024 chromosome 6, ASM3070453v1 genome:
- the LOC100250068 gene encoding uncharacterized protein LOC100250068 translates to MKGTVLNQALVVVVVFVLCGCGLGKKCTNSGSPLSSHTLRYELLFSKNESRKAEALAHYSNLIRTDGSGWLTSLPRKALREEDEFSRAMKYQTMKSYDGSNSKFLKEFSLHDVRLGSDSLHWRAQQTNLEYLLMLDADRLVWSFRRTAGLPTPCSPYGGWESPDGELRGHFVGHYLSASAQMWASTHNESLKEKMSAVVCALGECQKKMGTGYLSAFPSELFDRFEALEEVWAPYYTIHKILAGLLDQYTLGGNAQALKMVTWMVEYFYNRVQNVISSYSIERHWLSLNEETGGMNDFLYNLYRITGDQKHFVLAHLFDKPCFLGLLAMQADDISGFHANTHIPIVVGAQMRYEITGDPLYKTIGAFFIDTVNSSHSYATGGTSVDEFWSDPKRMATTLQTENAESCTTYNMLKVSRNLFRWTKEVAYADYYERALTNGILSIQRGTDPGVMLYMLPLGHGNSKARSYHGWGTKFHSFWCCYGTGIESFSKLGDSIYFEEEGEVPGLYIIQYISSSLDWKSGQVVLNQKVDTVVSWDPYLRITLTFSPKKMQGAGQSSAINLRIPVWAYSSGAKAAVNAQALPVPAPNSFLSFRRKWSPDDKLTLQLPIALRTEAIKDDRPKYACLQAILYGPYLLVGLTNNDWDIQTDLAASLSDWITPIPASHNSHLISLSQESGNSSFAFTNSNQSLTMERYPESGTDASLNATFRLILEDSTSSKISSPKDAIGKFVMLEPINFPGMAVVQRGTNESLGITNSASVVGSSLFHLVAGLDGKDGTVSLESKTQKGCFVYSDVNYDSGSAIKLKCKLASSDVVFNQATSFTLKHGISEYHPISFVAKGLRRDYLLAPLLSLRDESYTVYFNIQASNGLRSAS, encoded by the exons ATGAAGGGTACTGTGTTGAATCAGGCGTTGGTTGTCGTTGTTGTTTTTGTGTTATGTGGGTGTGGTTTGGGGAAGAAGTGTACAAACTCAGGATCTCCTCTCTCATCACACACCCTCAGATATGAGCTCTTATTCTCCAAGAATGAATCCAGGAAGGCAGAGGCGTTGGCCCACTATTCTAATTTGATTCGCACTGATGGTTCTGGATGGTTGACCTCGCTTCCCAGGAAGGCTTTAAGGGAAGAAGATGAGTTCAGTAGGGCTATGAAGTATCAGACAATGAAGAGTTATGATGGGtcaaattcaaaattccttAAGGAATTTTCTTTACATGATGTGAGATTGGGTTCTGATTCTTTACATTGGAGGGCACAGCAGACCAATTTGGAGTATTTGTTGATGCTGGATGCGGATAGACTGGTGTGGAGTTTCAGAAGAACAGCAGGCTTGCCAACTCCTTGCTCTCCCTATGGAGGTTGGGAGTCCCCTGATGGTGAACTCCGGGGTCATTTTGTag gGCATTACCTGAGTGCATCGGCGCAAATGTGGGCCAGCACTCACAATGAGAGTCTTAAAGAGAAAATGTCGGCAGTGGTTTGCGCTCTTGGTGAATGTCAAAAGAAAATGGGCACTGGTTATCTATCTGCTTTCCCATCTGAGCTATTTGATCGTTTTGAAGCTCTAGAAGAAGTTTGGGCTCCATATTACACCATTCACAAG ATATTGGCAGGGCTTTTGGATCAATATACGTTGGGTGGTAATGCCCAAGCTTTGAAAATGGTGACATGGATGGTTGAGTACTTCTACAACCGTGTGCAAAATGTGATATCAAGTTATAGTATTGAAAGACACTGGTTGTCACTTAATGAAGAAACCGGTGGCATGAATGATTTTCTTTACAACCTATACCGCATAACG GGAGATCAAAAACATTTTGTGCTGGCTCACCTTTTTGACAAACCATGCTTTTTAGGTTTGCTTGCAATGCAG GCTGATGACATATCTGGATTTCATGCCAATACACATATCCCAATTGTTGTTGGAGCTCAAATGCGGTATGAAATCACTGGTGATCCACTTTATAAG ACAATAGGAGCATTCTTCATAGACACTGTTAACTCCTCTCATAGCTATGCAACTGGAGGGACATCGGTCGATGAGTTCTG GTCAGATCCCAAGCGGATGGCAACAACACTTCAGACAGAGAATGCAGAATCATGCACAACATATAACATGCTAAAG GTTTCCCGCAACCTCTTTAGGTGGACAAAAGAAGTGGCATATGCCGATTATTACGAGCGAGCCCTGACAAATGGCATTTTAAGCATTCAAAGAGGAACAGATCCTGGAGTGATGCTATACATGCTCCCGCTAGGTCATGGAAATTCCAAGGCCCGAAGCTACCATGGGTGGGGGACAAAGTTTCACTCTTTCTGGTGCTGCTATGGGACAG GAATTGAGTCATTCTCAAAGTTAGGAGACTCCATATACTTTGAGGAGGAGGGAGAAGTTCCTGGGCTTTACATAATTCAGTACATATCAAGCTCACTTGACTGGAAATCTGGACAGGTGGTTCTGAACCAAAAAGTAGATACTGTTGTTTCTTGGGATCCTTACCTTCGAATCACTTTGACATTTTCTCCAAAGAAG ATGCAGGGGGCAGGCCAATCTTCTGCCATAAATTTGCGGATACCGGTTTGGGCATATTCAAGTGGTGCCAAGGCAGCAGTAAATGCCCAGGCTTTGCCTGTACCTGCTCCAA ATAGTTTCCTATCATTCAGAAGAAAATGGAGCCCTGATGACAAGTTGACCCTACAGCTGCCCATTGCATTAAGAACAGAGGCTATCAAAG ATGACCGGCCCAAGTATGCATGTCTTCAGGCTATACTTTATGGCCCCTACCTTCTTGTGGGTTTGACTAACAATGACTGGGACATCCAAACCGATTTGGCTGCCTCACTTTCAGACTGGATAACTCCAATTCCTGCCTCTCACAATTCTCATCTGATTTCGCTATCCCAAGAGTCTGGAAACTCAAGTTTTGCCTTCACAAATTCGAACCAATCACTTACAATGGAGAGGTACCCTGAATCGGGTACTGATGCTTCTCTCAATGCCACTTTTAGACTCATCCTAGAAGACTCaacttcttcaaaaatttcatcacCAAAAGATGCCATTGGAAAATTCGTCATGCTAGAACCGATTAACTTTCCTGGAATGGCAGTGGTGCAGCGAGGAACAAATGAAAGCCTTGGCATCACGAATTCTGCTAGTGTCGTAGGCTCTTCTTTGTTCCATTTGGTTGCAGGATTGGATGGAAAGGATGGGACAGTTTCCTTAGAGTCAAAAACCCAGAAAGGTTGCTTCGTCTACAGTGATGTGAACTATGATTCAGGTTCAGCCATTAAGCTCAAGTGCAAACTGGCTTCATCTGATGTTGTTTTTAATCAGGCAACCAGCTTCACATTGAAACATGGCATCAGTGAGTATCATCCCATCAGCTTTGTGGCAAAAGGGTTGAGAAGGGATTATCTTCTAGCACCATTGCTAAGCTTGAGAGATGAATCTTATACAGTGTATTTCAACATCCAAGCTTCAAATGGTTTAAGGTCCGCATCCTAG
- the LOC104879630 gene encoding uncharacterized protein LOC104879630 → MAPKKTVSSVRVSEAGEKAIDKLNAKEFRERFRIPHDVLIDLVNEEAAMPSEKGEVEMATETSAAPAIIPAEDASGPMCPDENMGAPIPGHELPSPSLSEEESADDAAPASPFSYAELEAKLKQITPDWKAIKPSAKMFDMIETLVRGLRSMSQQHALFTQLLQTADYMRTFSSRHQEIENQLRLRMEEAEASLSTMREENEALRVELAEAKGREESTAGRLHEAEGEAARLRDELSRLRTEL, encoded by the exons atggctccaaaaaagacTGTTTCGTCTGTCCGGGTCAGCGAGGCTGGCGAAAAGGCGATAGATAAACTAAATGCGAAGGAGTTCCGGGAGCGATTCCGCATCCCCCATGACGTATTGATAGACCTGGTGAACGAGGAGGCGGCTATGCCTAGTGAGAAAG gcgaggtggagatggcTACTGAGACCTCAGCCGCTCCGGCAATAATTCCGGCTGAGGATGCATCCGGACCTATGTGCCCGGACGAAAATATGGGGGCTCCGATTCCGGGACACGAGCTACCCTCTCCTTCCTTATCCGAGGAGGAATCTGCTGATGATGCCGCTCCcgctagccctttcagctacgcggagttggaagctaagttaaagcagattactcctgactggaaagccatcaagccctctgctaagatgtttgatatgatagaaacg ctggtgaggggcctccgcagcatgtctcaacaacacgctctttttactcagctgctgcagaccgcagactatatgaggaccttctcctctcggcaccaagagattgaaaatcaactgcgtctgagaatggaggaggctgaggccagtctatccaccatgcgagaggaaaatgaagccctccggGTGGAGTTGGCTGAGGCAAAGGGTCGAGAAGAATCAACTGCGGGCCGCCTTCATGAGGCGGAGGGTGAGGCAGCCCGGCTAAGGGATGAATTGAGTCGACTCCGAACAGaa ctatga
- the LOC100255227 gene encoding UDP-glycosyltransferase 92A1-like: MEKKENIVMFPFMAQGHIIPFLALALEIQKKRGCTITFVNTPLNIKKLRSSLPPNTSIRLVEIPFNSSDHGLPPNTENTNALPYPLIFRFIEASLSLKLPFRKLISELIAEQNGHLPLCLVVDMFFGWSVEIAHEFGVSHAIFVGGGGFGMACYYSLWTNMPHLGADSDEFTLPDFPEASKIHVTQLPENLRLADGNDPFAVFLKKVFPEWLNSDGLLVNTVGELDKIGLMYFRRKIGRPVWPVGPVLLSMENHAGAGKVPGITPDPCNKWLDSKPLNSVLYICFGSQNTISESQMMQLATALEVSGKYFIWVVRPPTGFDINSEFKAEEWLPQGFEQRIQDQKRGLLVHKWAPQVEILSHKSISAFLSHCGWNSVLEALSHGVPIIGWPMAADQFSNVVLLEKEVGVCVEVARGPRCEVKHEDIVKKIELVMNDTEKGKEMRRKAHEVRDIIKDAIRDEEGFKGSSMKAMDEFFSAALSRREKTKLEQENKIMPLT; the protein is encoded by the coding sequence atggaaaagaaggaaaatatagTGATGTTTCCATTCATGGCACAAGGTCATATCATCCCTTTCCTTGCTTTAGCTCTTGAAATACAGAAGAAAAGAGGCTGCACCATCACTTTTGTTAACACACCTCTCAACATAAAAAAACTCAGATCCTCTCTTCCTCCAAACACCTCCATTCGTCTTGTTGAAATCCCATTCAACAGCTCAGACCATGGCCTCCCTCCCAACACTGAGAACACCAATGCTCTTCCTTACCCTCTCATCTTTCGCTTCATTGAGGCTTCCTTGTCTCTCAAACTCCCTTTCAGAAAACTCATTTCTGAACTTATTGCTGAGCAAAATGGCCACCTCCCACTCTGCCTAGTCGTGGACATGTTTTTTGGCTGGTCTGTTGAGATTGCCCATGAGTTTGGGGTGTCTCATGCCATTTTTGTAGGCGGAGGGGGTTTTGGCATGGCGTGTTACTACTCTCTCTGGACGAACATGCCTCACCTTGGGGCCGATTCCGATGAATTTACCCTGCCTGATTTCCCAGAAGCTTCCAAGATTCATGTAACTCAGCTGCCGGAAAACCTCAGACTTGCCGATGGTAACGATCCTTTTGCGGTTTTTCTGAAAAAGGTGTTTCCTGAGTGGTTGAATTCCGATGGACTATTGGTTAACACAGTGGGGGAGCTTGACAAAATTGGATTGATGTACTTCAGGCGGAAAATCGGCAGGCCTGTTTGGCCGGTTGGACCGGTTCTCCTATCCATGGAAAACCATGCTGGTGCAGGAAAAGTGCCCGGTATCACACCAGATCCCTGCAACAAATGGCTCGATTCAAAGCCTTTGAATTCAGTTCTATACATATGTTTTGGTTCTCAAAACACAATCTCTGAATCCCAAATGATGCAGTTGGCCACCGCGTTGGAGGTCAGCGGCAAGTACTTCATCTGGGTTGTCAGACCACCAACAGGGTTTGACATAAACTCAGAATTCAAGGCTGAAGAGTGGTTGCCCCAAGGATTCGAACAACGAATTCAAGATCAGAAAAGAGGTTTACTTGTCCATAAATGGGCACCCCAGGTGGAAATTTTGTCCCATAAATCCATTTCTGCATTTTTAAGCCACTGTGGATGGAACTCAGTGCTTGAAGCCCTCAGCCATGGGGTACCAATCATCGGGTGGCCGATGGCGGCCGATCAGTTCTCCAATGTCGTGCTTTTGGAGAAAGAAGTTGGAGTTTGTGTGGAGGTGGCGAGAGGGCCTAGGTGTGAGGTTAAGCATGAAGACATAGTGAAAAAGATTGAGTTGGTGATGAATGATACagagaaagggaaggaaatgagAAGAAAGGCACATGAAGTAAGAGACATCATCAAGGATGCCATTAGAGATGAAGAAGGTTTCAAGGGGTCCTCAATGAAAGCCATGGATGAATTCTTCAGTGCAGCATTGTCAAGGAGGGAGAAGACCAAGTTGGAACAAGAGAACAAGATCATGCCCTTGACATAA